Sequence from the Castanea sativa cultivar Marrone di Chiusa Pesio chromosome 12, ASM4071231v1 genome:
AGGTATGTAAGTTTATTACTCCAATGATATTCTATGAGGTCATTAGACCCGCCCCATTCCAGCAGGCAAAATTCATTCTCAAAATAATAGAAGGATGCAAATAAGCCGAAGAAACTTACCTCCAAGGTGGTGGAAAAGGAAACAAGGAGAATAAGAAGAAAGGGATTAGATAAGGAGAGGCTTTATCAGGAGACACTACCTTCATTTGTGCTTGAGTACGTCCATATTTTCTAGGGATTACAGGAACATTTAGTTGAATTACCTTCCCCATATATCCTAAGGAACTACTATATCAACAATGTCACAATTAAATTGCACTATTTCCTCCACTATGCTATCTTAGAATGCAACATGATCTGCATCTACCTTGGTTGAGTTACCACTATTCACAGCCAAACCTAAAGCTGCCACATCAATCAATCTTTCATGTTTTATCAACAAGCTACCTTTGCTCAACTTCTTCAGGCTTCATTGCACCTTCCTGAATTTTGCCAAAACTGCTACTATTGTCTCTCCTTTATTGCCTTTGGAAGTAGCATGCCCCAAAACTATGTATTTTGTGCACAAATATGATTTTGATTCATAGTTCACCCTAAGACTGACCCACTCATCATTCTCACACTTCGCGTCAAAGGAATGATTTATTTCCCTCCTCTGATCCCAAAACACCTTCCTTGAGAAGTTTTCGAGTATCCATTTCCATTGCCCTCCCCAAATGACAAGAATACAACTCTTGGAATATATTCGTGCTTCCAGCCCCCATGTCGCAATTATCATTCTTCTCCTCTTTGTTGCACTTGATTCTTACTTGATAATTAGTATCTAAGACAACATGCTTTTCTTTCTTACTAAACACCATGTTCCACTCATGGTCACCATTTTATGCTTGCTCAAATTCCTTTTTCCTAAGAGGGTACCATTTATAGCCATCGAACACTTGGACAATAGTGTATCCAAAATTTTACACCACACAAAACCAAGCAAATTTGACTCTTTGTTTCAATTTATCAGGCTTCCCTTTTAACACGTGTTGGAcgaccccaaatgtggagatatttcatgcTAGGCTTatgcccactccacaattccataggtgttttgggaacaaattttgatagaactaaatttaaaagatgTACTGTTGAATCTAAGacatacccccaaaaagaaattggtaaagttaagtaactcatcatggacctaaccatttccaaaagagtcatattccttctctctgctacaccattttgttgagaagttctaggtgcagtcaattgggatacaatcccattctgaattaggtaaGCCTCAAAAttcccaagaaggtattcgccaccacAGTTAGATCAAATGGCTTTTATACATTTACCTAATTGATTTTTaacttcaaccctaaactctttgaacttttcacgAACTTCCATCTAATTAGGTACacaaccatatcttgagtaatcatccgtaaaagtgatgaagtactcataacctccttttgcttaaGTTGACATACGACTACATACATCTGTAtaaactaattcaagcaactcttgggctctcttatctttttgcattaaaaggtcgtttggtcattttaccctccaaacaagattcacaaattgaaaattcatcaaagtccatgggctgtaaaagtccatctgtGATTACGCTTTGAAtcctatttaaattaatatgaccATGCAAGTgtcaaagatatgcatcatttgtataaggaaactttctctttaatgattttacatgagagctactatctaattcagaattgtataattcatgcttatcaggagttaaaatataaaaaccatccacaatattgctagaacagataaacattttatccttctttattacaatattgtcttttaggataacacaatatccatgtttacctaaataaattgcaaaaattaaattcctacgaacattaagTATATACAAACAGTCTTGCAATATTAGAACTCTAGAATCAAACCATATATTAACAACTCCAACAGCTACAAtcggaatcctgctcccatcaaccaaagtaagaaacaattccccttcattaaGCTTTCTAGTCTCCTGAAATCCCTGCAATGAATTGCAAAAATGATTAGTTGagatgttatagtcttcgcagatgaaacgcccaatttcatcaacGACTACacactaaaattctgagtttacaaagaacttgtgacttatatcttctgtgactaaatcacatattatgcatctcatggactatataataatgtccgaatattcatgttaccattattttagataataacaaaacaactttattaatcacaacattaagtcatacaaaatgtcatacataataacatacatagcatcatacaataggatttaaaggcattTAATCCTAACATATCAGACAGTCACACAATCTTTCTCCATCCAATCATACTTTAGTAGTTCTCCATCAATCAAGGAACACCCTAATACGGATATCGATCGGTTGACGACATATTGGACAGTTACTCAAACTAGCTCCACAGTCCTAACAAGTCTGCAATGAAATAATTTACTCAAAATAATTACAATGCCACCTAAACGACGGAGAGGACACAggcaaaatatgaaaatatcaATGAGTTTAGCTCACCAGATGCCCACAGCCAAAGATCAAGTCCTTTTCATTCGTAAAACAAATAGGGCAAACCTGTATGCAAAATGGGCAGACAATAAATAAGTGAACTCAAACTTACTTATAAACCCCAATAAAGTATTACTATCGTGGACCAAAAACAAGGTTGGACAAGTTAACATGACCCTAGAGGAGACCCTAAGCCGGTCTGGTTAGACAATCATaccaaaatgaaataattagcTAGAAGAGTATTTGTTCACTCTTATCTCTAACAATCTAACAATGCATACCttcatatatacacacacacagatatatatatatatatatatatatatatatatatatatatatatatatatatatatgataaccgataaacaattattagtaaAATAGGTTAGTTCATGCTCATGATGATGAGCAATCCGCAACCTAAAGGAATTacaaaatattatacaaaaaggTTTGAAATTTACATGTGTTACAATTTGTATGACCCACACttgagaccaatcaaacaaagtgtATCAACAATGCTTCTAGCTGATTCTTTGATCTATCTGTATCCTCAAAAGTACGAATATTTCGCACCTTCCACAAAAGCCACATCAAATAAAGCAGTACAATGTTCTAAATTGCCAAGAATTCCTCCCAAACCAATTCCTCCACccaaacaaaaagtcaaaccaCCTTCCTTTGTAATACCCAATAAATCTGAAAAGTTCTAGACACCAGGCTAAAATAACCATAGGCAAAATCACAGTAGAGAGTGAAATAGCGAATCAACAAATGATCTAGAATTTGTAACTCaaacattttttctcttttaaaaggctataaaaaaaattatacatctaaaatctaaaacaaaatttagtaACCCAAAACAAttagtccaacaacaaaaattgccAATAATTtagctaaagaaaaaaaaattaagcccaattaactaattttactcaaaaaaaaaaaaaacttagcgaCTAAGAAACAACAACTACTATATCATAATCATACCAAGCGATCGCTTATTTCCTCGTCCGAATCATCAACACGTATACTTGTGTAATTAGAATCCGGATCTAATGGAGAGCCTGATTCCATTCTTGACGACCCCAAGCCCATCTTAGCGATAAGAGAGTTGTGAGAGCAGAGATAGATAGCTTACTTGATTCTTTGTAGAATCTAGAATCGTATTGTGATTTGAAGGGGCGGCGTTTGTCTTTAGTCAAAATGAACCGcctaactttttaaaaaaaaaaaaaaaaaaaaaatctatatatatatatatatatattttttttttttttttttttttgggttagtaTAATACattgattttttcttaatttttaatatatatttatttttttctcaaaaaaaaaaaagtaagagtaggtgtttgtgaattgtaagtaccactttttattataaatattttattatatgtatATGAGTACGTCTAATATTAATTGTGTgcagtactttttttttataatgttatttgtgtgaatAATGACATGTACGTGGATGTttgtgtgtataataaaaatataatataactttatataatttaataattagaaaatggAGAGGATTTTTTACATGAGTGTGTATagttatcatgttataataactttttgtcataaagttagaaaaagtgaataaaaaaattgcaaagttAGTGATTATTCaagcatttgattggttaaataAACACGTAgtgaattattttatgtatgaatgagTGTGGTTATGTatgtcaataattaatatagaGCCAATGAGTTGAGTTTAATCATGATAGCTCTTGCAGTTGCTATTGGATTCCAAGAATGAATGGGAGGACTAGCTTTGTTATTGTAGCGGTTCATCTTGAATTGGCTTgagttttcactttttattttattttttaaatattattaaaactaTTATAGTTcatgtaaaattaaaaagttttaatgTAAAAACTATACTTTCATAAGATTTTTCCGTATATCGCAtaggttagcgactagttttaGTAATTCCGGAGAAATTTGGTAATTTAGGGGACTTGGGGTAATTTAGGAATATACAAAAAAGTTCACAACCACAAAACAAGTAGCAATAAAGCTGCAAACCcctcaaataatttatatcattttaatGGTTTcttagaggtattttggtcatttggaCGTTGTAAAGATACTCTGATCATATTGGTTCATAA
This genomic interval carries:
- the LOC142620724 gene encoding uncharacterized protein LOC142620724, translating into MGLGSSRMESGSPLDPDSNYTSIRVDDSDEEISDRLVCPICFTNEKDLIFGCGHLGFQETRKLNEGELFLTLVDGSRIPIVAVGVVNIWFDSRVLILQDCLYILNVRRNLIFAIYLGKHGYCVILKDNIVIKKDKMFICSSNIVDGFYILTPDKHELYNSELDSSSHVKSLKRKFPYTNDAYL